The Streptosporangiales bacterium sequence CCGGCCAGCAGTCCCGGCCGCCCCAGCGGGGTGGCGCCCAGCCGCTTCAGCGCGCCGTACCTCCGCTCGAAGCCGGTGGCGATCGCCTGCCCGGTGAACGCCGTGGAGATCACCGCGAGCGCCAGCACGCCGGGCGTCACCTGGTCGACCGGACGGCCCTCGAACGCGACGATCGGCAGCTGGGTGAACAGGATCAGCGCCCCCACCGGGATGACCGCGGTGAGCAGCAGCTGCTCGCCGTTGCGCAGCTGTTGGCGCAGCTCCTGCGCGGCGTACGCGAGCACCCGGCGGGGCACGGACGCCGCGCCGGGCGCCGGGGTGAGGTCCAAGCCGGCGCTCACGTGCGCAGGTCCTTCCCGGTCAGCTCGAGGAAGACGTCCTCGAGCGTGCGGCGGCCGACGTTGACGTCCTCGGCCAGCACCCCGCGCTGCGCGCACCAGGCGGTCACGGCGGCCAGTATCTGCGGGTCGACGGCCGCCGAAGCGCGCTGCACCCGGTAGTGGCCAGGGGCGTCCTCGTGCGCGGTGGTGCCCTCGGGCAGCGTCGCGGCGAGATCGTCGACGTCCAGCCCGGCGACGGCGCGGAACGTCAGGGTGTGCCCGCGGCCGGCGCCGGTGAGCTCCGCCGGCGTGGCGGCGGCGAGCACCGTGCCGTGGTCGATGATGACCACGTGGTCGGCCAGCCGCTCGGCCTCGTCCAGGTAGTGCGTGGTGAGCAGCACGCCGGCGCCATGCTTGCGGAGGTTCGCGATCACGTCCCAGGTGGCGTGCCTGGCCTGGGGGTCGAGGCCGGCGGTCGGCTCGTCGAGGAACACCACCTCGGGCCGCCCGACGAGTGCCATCGCCAGCGCCAACCGACGCTGCTCGCCGCCGGACAGCCGCCGGTACGGCGTGCGCGCGACCCGGGCCAGCCCGAGCGCGTCCAGCAGGGCGTCGACCGGCAGCGGGTGCGCGTAGCAGCTCGCGAGGGTGCGCAGCAGCTCACCCGGCCGCGCGGCCGGGTAGACGCCGCCGGCTTGCAGCATCACGCCGACCCTGGCCCGCAGCTGCGGCCCGTCGGCGACCGGGTCGAGGCCGAGCACGCGCACCGAGCCGGCGTCCGGCCGCCTGAACCCTTCGCATGTCTCCACGGTGGTGGTCTTGCCGGCCCCGTTCGGGCCGAGCACCGCCGTGACCTGCCCCTGGCCGGCACGCAGCGAGAGGTCGTCGACGGCGACCAGATCGCCGTACCGTTTGGTGAGGTGGTCCACCTCGACCGCCGGTTCGCCACCGTCCGCCACGGCATGAGTCTAGGAACTGTGCGTACGGCGCCGACGCCGCCCCGTACGGACATGACGACCGTCACGTAGGGGCGGATTTGTCAGGCCTGCTGATTTACGACAGACTTGTGTTGTGAAAAACGTTGGAGCCGCACCTGAGGCGGCGGGCGCGACCGCCCGCGGCACGCGCGAGCGTGTCCTCCGACTGGTGCTCGAAGTCGGACCGGTAACCGCGGCTGACCTGGCAGAACGCCTGGAGCTCACCCCTGCGGCAGTCCGCCGGCACCTGGACGCGTTGATGGAAGACGGGTACCTGGCCGAGCGGGAGGCGCCGCACCGTGGGCAGCGCGGCCGCGGGCGGCCGGCGCGGACCTTCGTGGTCACCGACACCGGCAGGGACGCCTTCTACCAGAGCTACGACGACCTCGCCGGCAGCGCGCTGCGGTACCTGGAGCAGGTCGCCGGCCCGGACGGCGTGGCGGAGTTCGCCAGGCAGCGGGTCGCCGAGCTGGAGCGCAGGTACAGCAAGCGACTGGCCGGGTTGTCGAAGGATCGTCGGGCGGAGGCGCTCGCCGCAGCGCTGAGCGCGGACGGCTACGCTGCTTCGGTAGCGCCGACCGCGTTGGCCGCCGGCGGCGAGCAGCTGTGCCAGCACAACTGCCCTGTCGCGCACGTGGCCGCGGAGTTCCCAGAACTGTGCGAGGCCGAGACCGAGGCATTCGCGCGGCTGCTCGGCATCCACGTACAACGACTCGCGACCATCGCCAAGGGCGATGGCGTGTGCACCACCCACGTGCCGGGACAGGCCATGGCGACCGCCAGGCCCGCGCGGTACGGAGTAACAGAGAAGAAGACGACGACATCGTCCGGGAGGACGCCGGCATGACGACAACTGCGCATCCGGAGCTCGAAGGCCTCGGCAAGTACCAATGGGGCTGGCACGACTCCGACGAGGCAGGCGCCAAGGCACAGCGCGGCCTGACCGAGGAGGGCGTGCGCGAGATCTCGGCGCGGAAGAACGAACCGGAATGGATGCTCAAGACTCGACTCAAGGGTCACAAGCTGTTCGGTGCGAAGCCGCTGCCGACTTGGGGCGCCGAGCTCGGCAACATCGACTTCGACAACATCAAGTACTTCGTGCGGTCCACCGAGAAGCAGGCGACCTCGTGGGACGAGCTGCCGGCCGACATCAAGTCGACGTACGACAAGCTCGGCATCCCCGAGGCGGAGAAGCAGCGCCTCATCTCGGGTGTCGCGGCCCAGTACGAGTCCGAGGTCGTCTACCACAAGATCCGTGAGGACCTCGAGGAGCAGGGCGTCATCTTCCTCGACACCGACACCGGTCTGCGCGAGCACCCTGAGCTGTTCAAGGAGTACTTCGGCTCGGTGATCCCGCCCGGCGACAACAAGTTCTCCGCGCTGAACACCGCGGTGTGGTCCGGCGGCTCGTTCATCTACGTGCCGAAGGGCGTGCACGTGGACATCCCGCTGCAGGCCTACTTCCGGATCAACACCGAGAACATGGGCCAGTTCGAGCGCACGCTGATCATCGTCGACGAGGACGCCTACGTGCACTACGTCGAGGGCTGCACCGCGCCGATCTACTCCACAGACTCGCTGCACTCCGCGGTCGTCGAGATCGTCGTGAAGAAGGGCGCACGCTGCCGCTACACGACCATCCAGAACTGGTCGAACAACGTCTACAACCTGGTCACCAAGCGCGCCGTGGCGCACGAGGGCGCGACCATGGAGTGGATCGACGGCAACATCGGTTCCAAGGTCACCATGAAGTACCCGGCGATCTGGCTGATGGGCCCGCACGCCAAGGGCGAGACGCTGTCCGTCGCGTTCGCCGGTGAGGACCAGCACCAGGACGCCGGCGCCAAGATGGTGCACGCCGCGCCGCACACCTCGTCGACGATCGTGTCGAAGTCGGTGGCACGCGGTGGCGGCCGCGCGTCGTACCGGGGGCTCGTGCAGGTGCTCGACGGCGCCAACCACGCCGCATCCACGGTGAAGTGCGACGCACTGCTCGTCGACACCATCAGCCGTTCCGACACCTACCCGTACGTCGACATCCGCGAGGACGACGTGCAGATGGGGCACGAGGCGACGGTCTCGAAGGTCAGCGAGGACCAGCTGTTCTACCTGATGAGTCGTGGGTTGAACGAAGACGAGGCGATGGCGATGATCGTCCGCGGCTTCGTCGAGCCGATCGCTCGGGAGCTGCCGATGGAGTACGCGCTCGAGCTCAACCGCCTGATCGAGCTGCAGATGGAAGGGGCCGTGGGTTGAGCGCTGTGGAAATTGCGCCGCATTCACACGGAGGAGGAGTCGAAGCGGATGCAGCGCAGTCCAAGCTGCACGCCGCCGCCTCGTACGACGTCGCGGACTTCGGCGTGCCGACGGCGCGCGACGAGGAGTGGCGGTTCACGCCGCTGAAGCGGCTACAGGGCCTGCACGACGGTACGGCGAAGGCGACCGGCGGGGTCACCGTCGAGACCGACGTCCCCGACCAGGTCCTGGTGGAGACCGTGGGCCGCGACGACGCGCGCATCGGCCGTGCCGGTACGCCGACCGACCGGATCGCCGCGCAGGCGTGGTCGTCGTTCGAGAAGGCGACCGTGCTCACCGTGCCGCGCGACACCCAGCCGGAGCGGCCCGCGTTCGTGTCCGTACGAGGCACCGGCGGCACCAGCTACGGCCACCTGGTGGTCGACGTGGAGCCGCTCGCCGAGGCCACCGTGGTGCTCGACCACACCGGCAGCGCGACGTACGC is a genomic window containing:
- a CDS encoding ATP-binding cassette domain-containing protein, which encodes MADGGEPAVEVDHLTKRYGDLVAVDDLSLRAGQGQVTAVLGPNGAGKTTTVETCEGFRRPDAGSVRVLGLDPVADGPQLRARVGVMLQAGGVYPAARPGELLRTLASCYAHPLPVDALLDALGLARVARTPYRRLSGGEQRRLALAMALVGRPEVVFLDEPTAGLDPQARHATWDVIANLRKHGAGVLLTTHYLDEAERLADHVVIIDHGTVLAAATPAELTGAGRGHTLTFRAVAGLDVDDLAATLPEGTTAHEDAPGHYRVQRASAAVDPQILAAVTAWCAQRGVLAEDVNVGRRTLEDVFLELTGKDLRT
- a CDS encoding ArsR family transcriptional regulator — its product is MKNVGAAPEAAGATARGTRERVLRLVLEVGPVTAADLAERLELTPAAVRRHLDALMEDGYLAEREAPHRGQRGRGRPARTFVVTDTGRDAFYQSYDDLAGSALRYLEQVAGPDGVAEFARQRVAELERRYSKRLAGLSKDRRAEALAAALSADGYAASVAPTALAAGGEQLCQHNCPVAHVAAEFPELCEAETEAFARLLGIHVQRLATIAKGDGVCTTHVPGQAMATARPARYGVTEKKTTTSSGRTPA
- the sufB gene encoding Fe-S cluster assembly protein SufB is translated as MTTTAHPELEGLGKYQWGWHDSDEAGAKAQRGLTEEGVREISARKNEPEWMLKTRLKGHKLFGAKPLPTWGAELGNIDFDNIKYFVRSTEKQATSWDELPADIKSTYDKLGIPEAEKQRLISGVAAQYESEVVYHKIREDLEEQGVIFLDTDTGLREHPELFKEYFGSVIPPGDNKFSALNTAVWSGGSFIYVPKGVHVDIPLQAYFRINTENMGQFERTLIIVDEDAYVHYVEGCTAPIYSTDSLHSAVVEIVVKKGARCRYTTIQNWSNNVYNLVTKRAVAHEGATMEWIDGNIGSKVTMKYPAIWLMGPHAKGETLSVAFAGEDQHQDAGAKMVHAAPHTSSTIVSKSVARGGGRASYRGLVQVLDGANHAASTVKCDALLVDTISRSDTYPYVDIREDDVQMGHEATVSKVSEDQLFYLMSRGLNEDEAMAMIVRGFVEPIARELPMEYALELNRLIELQMEGAVG